The Cottoperca gobio chromosome 15, fCotGob3.1, whole genome shotgun sequence genome segment AAGTACAGTCATAATGCACAGAAGGCAACCAGTAGGCGGTGGCGGTGGGTGGTCAATATGGGCCCAACAGCAAATTTAATCTGCCAATAATCTGTCCCTCTGGCAGCTCAAATTCTTAGATTTGTAGGATTTACTTTTAAATTCTTGCTCTAAATATGAAGTTTCAACACATGAAAAATAGTTCAgtgtaaatgaaaagaaagtatTAAATTGTGCATAAGGCATTTTCAATTTGCCTTATTCCAGCAGTAAAACATTGTGCCAGTAGCATGCAGATACACGTTTAATAATCATGTGTCCAGGACAGTAAGAGAACAGAGAAACTTAACTCTCctcaaaaaaaactttatttcacTCTCCCCCAGTCCCAGAAATCACATTCATTAAAGGTTTCATCGTTTATTAATAGTCCTCAAAAAGTGTAAATCAATGCATTCTTCGAGCATAATAAGCCACTATGAACTGTAGACAATGTGACCACATGCTTCCCTGCAGTCACCTGGTGGAAAAGAGCCACTAGGgccctctgtgagagagagggcGGAGGACCAACTCCTCCAAAGAGAAGGCACACATTTCCAAAATCAGTTGGCATTTAAATACTGTCTACATACAAGTTTTCCTGATGAGTGACAGTCTGATCTTGTCAGGataaaaatgactacaaaatGGCTGACAAGAGTCATTTAGGAACGAGGAAGGATTATTCAAGTGAGGTATTGGCGCGACATGTAAAAACTATAATTTACTGAACCAAGAGGAAAACTAATCTCAGACTAACTGTAGACGAGGACGAGACGGCAAACATGTAAAGTGACTCGTGGGAAAATGCAACGGTTTCATCACAGTAAACAACAATGGACATACAGTGCTTTTAACATTACAGTGAACTTTATAATACAAATGGCTTTGAGTGCACAGGAACCTGTGACATACTGTTAACATGGCTTTGTCAGCTTTTTGCTAGGTAGATATTTGTGAGCTGTAACATGGTATTCAAAGTAATAAATGCATATAAAAGTTATGGAACTTTGAATAAaccattattaaaaaaatctaattttaatgTAAAGTTTCTTTGCTGTCATCCGGGCTGGCATTAGACAAGTACTGCTCAActtaaaaacacatgtagaaCATCATGGTAAATGCACCCACCAGGTTTTGGCAATGATTGACATTATGAGGTTTAAGTCATATtggagaacattttaatttttaaacacacattccTCCATATGAGCTCACTGTGCATCTCACAAAAGTACAATAGATTGAATTTTTTTAAGGATATGAATGTTAGTCAAATCAAAGTCTTGGGTGttggaaataaaatataataaacatttactttatcatatatacataaatgagACTGTTTAACAGCTACATTCATCATCAGTATATAAAACAAAGTGATgtcatatgaatatttatggtAAACAATGCAGCTGGTGTGTATGAGCCCCTATAGAGGACTGCAtgctatttattttgttttactaatGTAAAAACATCACTTTAAATGAGCAAAGTGCATAAAACTCCGAACATGGGACTTGGCATAAATAACATTACAACCAATGTCAATGAGTCAGTGCACTTCAATAATGAATGATCCATCATCAGTAGGCAGGTGCACTGTGTCAGCTACATACAGTCGCTGAACTTGATCATTTTATGTTTTGAGAGGATTTAGCACAATTTGTTCTCAAAAATATATGAGCTTTAAAACTGCCCAATGGGAACGTGAGCATGCATGAATACTAATTTGGTAAATCTGGTAAAGGGGGGATTATTTTAAGATAAGTATATagctatttttttatttatttcatactaGATAACAAGGGCTATTTTTGAGAAATCTAATACTTTTCACCGAATCcactcatttttcttttctcttcatttcaggCTGCAAATCCAAATGACGCGAGGGAACAAGTACCACAAAAAGCTTAACATTTATCCGTATCTCCGTTCAGCTTTCAGCTCAAGGTCAACAGTGAGCCAGACGTGTGGGGTAAATCTATGAGCCTCTTATCAGACACTGCATCTGGAACACaccttgtgttgttgtgatACAGGAAAATGGCAACATCTCTCCATGTCTTTTGTGCGTCTCATCGGGGCAGCCTCTGCCCTGTTTGTTAAGGAAAAGCGTTCACCCAGAGCCAGCCCAGCAGTGTCCCGTACACCCAGGTTCTCACGTAGAGTTTCCTGCCGTTCTCCGTCAGCAGTAATGGCAGTGTCAGTCCCCCCAAGATAATCATTGATGGGAGGGTTTTAGAAAGGTTCAGAGGAGAATGTTTGCCTTCCCCGGGGAACTTGCATCTTTTGTCTGGATCCTCCGACTCGTAGAAATCTGTCAGCAGTCTTTGAAAAGACAGATAACGCTCTTAGGAATTCAGCCCGTCTTAGAAAAGCACAAGGGCTACAAAAGTGAAACAGAACATTGCAAAGATCTGTCAGAGATCATAAAGCAGTTTAGGCAGAAAAATTGCACCATAATCCCACCGGGGCTTTTTTTGTCTTGATTAGCATTGTCAATGTTGGGCTCAGTATATTTACCACTGTCCCTCCTGAATATATTCACAACTATTATTTCAAAACACTTTTGTTATTCACAGTCTATGTCAGTGATTCTGGACTGTAAAAGTATCTTAGGGTTGCAATTAATGATTGATTTCATCAATCTTCTGGTTATCTTCTTGATTAATTGACAAATTGTTCGGTTTAAAGTGCCAGAAAACATCAGTCCAGAACCCAAAAGGCATAGAAGATTAACTTTTATCTGCGATTAATAATATTTGGTAAACCTGTAGTAAGTTAACTGatattttattgaaataatATCTAGAACATGACTGTTTCAACAATGTTACTCCCTCCAGGATCACTGGTCTTTCCTAAAGGGAACTGCACAAAAACAGATAAACAAGTTattttcaggttttttttaagaAGCTAAGATTCATATTTGTGCTCAACACTTATGGCGTGCGggagtaaaacataaaaaaaaaatcatatagATTGAATAACATGTAATTTCAGGATGATTAACTgtttcacccacacacacttaccgGTCCTTGATTTCAAACCGCTCGTGCAGCCACCTGCGGAAGAACAGTGGCTCTGTAGGGATTTCCTTTATGTCCACACGGTCGAAGTATATGTGGACTCGGGGACATTCTTTGCACAGGAATTCTgtcaaacacagaaataaagagactaaacaaaaacaggaaaagccTTTCAGCAAGAAACGGCACGTAGAGGTAAGTGCTTATAAATCAACACGAGGTGACATGATAGAGTAGAGCTGCTATACGGTGATTCAACAGAATAAAGGCCGGTAACGTACCACAGTTAAATAACCGATTACAGGAACAAGGACGAGAAGTTAGAGCAATACGCAGATGGGATATGAAATCAGGTCGAAATGAGTCAGTCAAGTGCAATTAATATCTgaaataatactaaatatttaGAGTTTCaacagaagaaaatataaaaaaaaaaaaaataatatatatattaaaaaagttgtaaatattatggtatataaaatatgtagatatatataaaaatggtaaatatataaaaatgtgtaatatatatataaaaatgtgtaatatatatataaaatataatatatataagtagagatagagagagaagatatgatagagagatatagagagagatagaaataaagatagaaaaaaaaaagaaataaataagaaagagagagaaagagagagagaaaaaagaaagatgagacaagagagagagaaataaagagagaaaaagaaaatagagagagatatataggatgagagatggaggggagatagagatggatggatagatatatagagagagagggagaagagtagatagagagataggaaaaaggaaatatatagagtagatatagagaagagataaaagaaatagagagagagatagagatatagatggagagagagagaaagaaagatatagataaagatagaggaaaaagaaagagagagaaatagataagaaagaaatagatagatagagatatagatggagaggggagatagagagatataggatagagagagagaagagagataggaaaaagaaagagagatagaaagagagagatagagagaaagatgaaacaGAGAGATATATGAAAagaaatagagagatagagattaGAGATTGAGAAAGAGTAAACAAgaaatagagatatatattagagagaggagagaaataggaaatagagagatagagaaagatacAGAGAAATAAGTATATAAAATACAGGAGATAGATATAAGAAGATAAATATGATATAGAATAGAtataaagaggagagacagagagtatggacagagaggagagaaagagagagggatagagagatatGAGGggataatatatagatagatatatatatatagagagagagatagaagagagagagatattagatagatagatagatgatatatatagatatgaagGATACACAGTAGATAAGAGGACAAGAAGATTAAATATCACacatgggagagagagagatatagagatagtaGATAGGTATAGTATatatggatagagagagagagatatatataatagatagatagatatagatagagaggagatatagatagagatagatagagagagacacagagatgagagaggacagccgatagatagatgatagagtagagatatatagaggatagagaaatagagagatatatagagagagagagatatatggGTGTgaggtatagagagagagagagagagaagagagagatgagtatgatagagagacagatagaaagatagaagtaagatagatatagagatataaaagatatatatatatacatagataatatagatagaACAAAAAGGATatgatataacaaaaaaaagatagagagagactaTAATagataggaaaaaaaaaaaaaaaaacacaaaatagagatagagagagagagagagagagagagaagagaacagagagagagtagagaagagggggagagagaagagagagagagagagaagagaaaagagagggagaagggagtTTAGAtatataggagagagagaggtgagtaTTGAGAGGAAGTGATATAATAGATTGTgtaaagagatatatatagataaattaTCTAAGtgagagtatatatatagaatatatggAAGAGATGATACTATagcagagacacagatagaagataattatctatatatatatatatactattaataGATTATATCtaactaaaatatataatatatatatatataaatattatagatatctatatctatcttatattaatataataatatagattaATACCCTcacatactacatactatatacatacataaatacacccCACACACTAAATGTATCCTAAAATATAATCGTTAAAATGTTTCAGGTTTTCAGTGTCAAGTGAACATTAaattttaaactgtcagagctccaagcagagaaagaaaagtgtccAAGAAGGTCAGACATAAAAATGTAGCCAAGTGTGAATGCTCAAGGCTACACATGAATCTCCAGAGACCTTCAAGTTCCTGTTTCCACAACATGCAATATTATCAGGAAACCTGGCACTGCGACCTGAAAGAGGAAACTTGATCGAAGTCAGCAGTGAAAGATTGCTTCAGTGGCGGAGAGAGCTTCTCAATCAGCTGCTGCACAGATTTCGATTGACCTTCAGACGCCGTGTGTGCTACTTTAATAAACACTGACAAAAGACGGTAAGTGTGGACGGAGGCTCAggagaagagacacaaacacaggattTATTTTCGCAGGAACACACATGAAgaagccaaagtcagtcttaaaaaaaggaaagcctACCCTCGACTGCAGGTCACGCGTGTTTAAGCAGAACAATGTtccaaaacacactttaaaacaacTTCCTTGAATAGAAGGAAATCAAACAATGCCTCCTGACTTAAACCTCTTTCATAAAGTCTAGTAAAGCTGAAAATGAAATCGTAAATACTTCATCTGCATATAACGACGGGACCAAATAGCTTTTAAGGTGTGCAGGGAGCTCGGATATGTTTCCAgcttgtttgtcagcaggattttcAGAAAAACTAGGAAGAAGCATCAGCAATCAGATAAAAATACCAAATTACAATTCAAACAGCCATTGAATGCAAAAACTACTGAAAtaagttttagtttgtttagcATTTCTTTCCTCTGATCAATTCAGACAACATTAAGTGAGTTGGGTGTCTTCCTTATTTTTACTTTCTCAAAAAAAGAGAAGTGTAAAATTTCCCCATTTACAATCTGGCTCTGAGTTTTTAAAGAACGTGCGTACTTGTTAGATTGATGACCTGCTGATGCAACAAGAGATCTAAAAGCCGACACGAGGCAGGCCACCCACAAGGCACTGAAATGTCGCCAACAAATTAACATTCCAGtctcatttgaataaaaacttTATAACCAAAATATGCAAAAGCATTTGCCTGAgtttgttaaattaaaacacTCTGGAGGCCAAAGTAACAAGTAAACCTTTACATTTAGaaatttaaaaactgttttggTTTTCAAATAATGAACTCTGCAGAGGTAATTTAATTCTACAAGTGCTGTAACCTAAGGCTGTgtgaattacattaaaatactgaatttgatcattttaaaactACTGAATGACTgttaacatttacaataatcaATTCAGGACATTTGCTTAAATTTGGATCTCCATTTTCAATGACTTTAAAAAGTTTTTCCAAACTCAACCGTCTATTATCTCAGCCAACTGACAAATTGTGATCTGAGTTTTAAACACAAGTCACATACTCTATAGTGTATCATCACGATAAGTTCAAATGATTCAAGCTGTGGTGAGAAACTTCTGTCGGATGTGAAACTCAGACGTGAACGCAGCCTCGAGTCACTTCCACTTCCTTATGAAATCACTAAAAATCACCTTCACCACATGAGACCAGGAAGTGCGTGATGATGACAAGAATGCTTTTtgagtctgtgttttgtttgctaGAAACACATTGATGCTTATTCCTGACTGAAACGGGATGTTTTTTCTCTAACATTCAAACAGTGCTCGTCAAACAACCGGGTAAACAGAATGATCAAAAACTCCAAAACACGGAGTCATGCTGTTTACAGGAAGACACCGCTGTTAATaggtaatgtttaccatgtgtATGATTACTGAGGGGGGTGATCACAACGTTGCAGGATTGATGATACAACGCCTGTGTGTCTATGGGTGCATTGATCTACAGAAGATAGAAGCAGGTTAGCCGACGATGCATCTGCTTTTATATCGGGTGTTAAAATGCTACTTGTATCGACAGAAAAGCGGAAGTGAATGAGTATTCTCGTTATGTCAAATCTGCACTACGATTGACTCGATATATAAATTAGTCAGGCGAGGCTGGTGGATTTGTCAACCAGAAAAACACTTTCCAAATCAATGGAAGCAACGCCATGAGCAGGCATTCagctttaaatcatttttacagGGGAAGAGTTATAGCTGTACAGGCTACATTTTCAGCTGAGATCCACCTTCAGATGTGATCTGGTCGATCGCTTTCAGATCCCAATAGCTGGTATTAACAAGCATGTTTCCTTTTCCACATCAGATAAAGATTAAGGATGTCCGGTTTTAGGATTTTATTGCGGATCGCGAAGTaaaacactcacaataagtTACTCATGATGAATTTCCATTATCCGCATAAACTAAATTGTTTAAAGAAAAGGTGTGtcctatctgtgatgcaataagaTGTATGGAAGAAGTGGTTCCAGTATGCTTCAATGTCTTTTCAATAGTTTCAAGCATATTTTGAAGATTATTGGGATAATATTGCAAATATTTTGGCCAGGTAATCGGGACATTCAACTTTTATATTGTCCCTCTCCTAAACCAGGTGTAAATGGGCAGCAAGTGGAGTAACACCATGTTGTTTCACCACTTTACTGTCCGCTACTGTGAATACTACAACAGGAGAGCGATGACTGGGCAGAATAGATAGTTCTGCAGTCGACTGGTGAGACTACTCTTCTTCAGGAGTTGGGCTTACATTTCCAAACGTATTCGAGCTGCATGTGTCCCGAGTTTACACCAGACAcaattttttttagaaacacAGCAAGACAATATCTCCAGGTACAGATCACAGATCAAGGAAGCTGTTGAAAACTCTCCGTCTTCTTTAAGGAAATACTTAACTGAGAATCCTACACGTCTGTGGACAGACGCCTCAACTCAGATTCCTGCTTACCCGGCATTGATGGCGCAGGTTTTCTTTGACCGGAGGTTTCCAGCGTTCCCTCGTAGGCCACGGTGACGTCATAGATGGCGTTCAGGTGGTCCTTCATGGCATCGAGGGCGATGTGAGAGGCCTTCATTCTGGGTGTAAGCGTGTGCTTTAGGACAGCCAGTCCTGTGGAGGGGAACAGAAGTAATAAATTATATTCATTCAGATTACCTGATTAAATACATGTTATATTAACAGTGTGGACATAAAGCATGCAGTATCCGCCTACATGATAGAAGATGGTAGCCATGTAATCTTAATTTCCCCAGAGTGAGTGTggcattaaaacatatataacaaATTCTGTCATTCTCTGTGAATGCTTGTGTTTTGGTCAGTTACTGCACAGTCTGTTGTTCCTCTGCCGATGTGGCACCACCCTCTGCTCACTAATACCTCACTAATAGCAGATAATGTCATGTGCACATGTCAGCTCTCCAGGGCGATTTATTTGGATTAATGGGGGAAGGTGATATTCAGAGATTAATCTGGCGGGTTGAGTCGAGCTAAAACATCACACTGCTACAGCATCATAAGAATCACATTGATGCAACAAACGTATTTAGCTGTTAAATTGTAAAGCTGTATTgtaatttacattgttacattgtAGTTAAGTATAATCAccacaaaaaataataatcaggaGAGAAAACTCTTTTTGTGCGCAATAAATCCTCTCTTATCGACTAAGAGCAAGTCCATTATGTCCTTCAAATtttgagctgcagcagctggattAGTCAATAAGCAGTTTTGGTGGACGCTGACCAATTCCTGGCACTACACCAATAATCCAATGCAGACAGAAATGAATATAACAGTTCTTATGTTTATAAAGCTCTACtaattatttattcaacaaaGGGGTGTAAACAAAGCTGTCCAAAACAATGACTGACTGACATAACGCTGTTTTTAAACTTGAACTTTgtaatagagctgcaacaattagccgactaatcgattagtcaattGACACAAAAATAATTGGCAATTGATAATAGATTAATTGTTAGTCATTTCTCACGCTAAAATGGCGtctcaaatatggaaatgtcCTGCTTTTTATTATatcaaagtgaatatctttgggttttggactgacaaaaaagaaaccacttaaagacatcaccttgcactttgagaaactgggattagCAGTTTTCACTATTTTAGAGACCAAACTATTaatagattaatcgataatgaaaataatcgttataTGCAGCCATACTTTGTAATGATTCTAATTATAACAATGAACGATGTAGACTGAAAACTTTGTATGCATGTGATTCTCATCGGCCAAACGATAGCTTGCAAGGGTGATCACAGGTCACGGAACAAAACTTTGACAGCTGTTTTACAGACTGCGTGGGCTGTGATCAATTAGTATGCAGCAGTAAATGGCTGCCATCATGCCAGTACCTTCTTTCGTAGCAAAAGCCTGACTGTCAGCGATAACATTCTTGAGCTCTGGATTATACCGAGTTCCTTCTGGGAAGATGACGAGGTACATCTGCGGggagaaaaacacatgaaatcaaAGCCTCCTCTGATCGTTATTGCACAGGCCAAAATGGATTTTCTAACTTTGACAGCATTTGTTGAACTTCAAACACTGTGAAACCTGTAATGTTCAGAAGAAAACTTTATAAACCGTTTTCATTACCTCGTTCTTTTAAAATcatacacatatttattattattgctatttaAACACCGGATTACATTTCACTGGAATTGTACCTTCTATGTTTATATACGACAAATAATTCCTGAGGGCTGTAGGGCATCTGCAGATACGACCACACACACGTTGTTTAGGAAAATCAAACTCATTgagtctttgtttattttacatttgataaaatacatttctgtcaaacaggaacaattaaaagaaaatgtattatcaaATTAGTGCAACGATGTGACGCCCGATTAGGTTTACtgtaactaacacacacacacacacacacacacacacacacacacacacacacacacacacaccttttggAAATAAGGCTCCGCTTGAAGATACAATTTGTCTGTGAAGTTCTTGATCTCTTTTGAACATCATTGAAAACCCAACATGCGTCTTTGAGGGGTAAAACATGCTCGCAGACAGTATAAAGTGAATGTAGTCGAGAGGCTAATTTAGAACATTTAGGTACTTACTGGTGCTCCGCATCGAGTCTGAGTTTGGAGCTTCTTCTTCATCGTTACTTCGTTGAACTTTGCACTTCGTTTCACGTAGGCTCCTCCATgctaaaacagaaagataattGGATGAGAACAGAATACGGGAATGTGATTCAAGTTTGATTTACATTCTCTGCAACTGAAATTTACAAATGACATTCAAATACTCACACAGTTGCATTACCTGAGAGAAATACCATCCGTACAGCGGGAGCCACTTGAGTCCGTCTTTAAGGACGTACCTGACGTGGCCGAGGGCACTCTGCCTGATGGCGAGCATGTCCGCAATGATCCAGTCAGCTACAAGAAAAAACATTGGTAGTGATTAGATATTTACTACAATCGGCGCTTCACAATAGACTGAGattttaatatgtaa includes the following:
- the agpat5 gene encoding 1-acyl-sn-glycerol-3-phosphate acyltransferase epsilon isoform X2, with product MLLSLVVHTYSLRYWFPATVMLGTAPAYLLSWGIWRLISTALPARVYHKLDDRLYSIYQSMVLFFFENYTGVEVILYGDIPKNKENVIYLSNHQCTADWIIADMLAIRQSALGHVRYVLKDGLKWLPLYGWYFSQHGGAYVKRSAKFNEVTMKKKLQTQTRCGAPMYLVIFPEGTRYNPELKNVIADSQAFATKEGLAVLKHTLTPRMKASHIALDAMKDHLNAIYDVTVAYEGTLETSGQRKPAPSMPEFLCKECPRVHIYFDRVDIKEIPTEPLFFRRWLHERFEIKDRSL
- the agpat5 gene encoding 1-acyl-sn-glycerol-3-phosphate acyltransferase epsilon isoform X1; translation: MLLSLVVHTYSLRYWFPATVMLGTAPAYLLSWGIWRLISTALPARVYHKLDDRLYSIYQSMVLFFFENYTGVEVILYGDIPKNKENVIYLSNHQCTADWIIADMLAIRQSALGHVRYVLKDGLKWLPLYGWYFSQHGGAYVKRSAKFNEVTMKKKLQTQTRCGAPMYLVIFPEGTRYNPELKNVIADSQAFATKEGLAVLKHTLTPRMKASHIALDAMKDHLNAIYDVTVAYEGTLETSGQRKPAPSMPEFLCKECPRVHIYFDRVDIKEIPTEPLFFRRWLHERFEIKDRLLTDFYESEDPDKRCKFPGEGKHSPLNLSKTLPSMIILGGLTLPLLLTENGRKLYVRTWVYGTLLGWLWVNAFP